The DNA region CGGCCCTTCGGGCCCTGCACCGGGCCGGGGACGGCGTGGATCCGGGCGTACGGATGCCCGTCCGGGAAGGTGTCGTCGAGGAACCGGGTCAGCTCGGAGAGCTGCTCGGGGAAGTCGTCGGCGCCCTCGCCCAGGGTCTGGGTCCGGCGCAGGGCGGCGGCGGTGGCGCCGTCCGTGCCGGGCGCGCGGCCGAGCCCGAGGTCGACCCGGCCCGGGGCCAGCGCCTCCAGGGTGCCGAACTGCTCGGCGATCACCAGCGGGGCGTGGTTCGGCAGCATCACGCCGCCGGAGCCGAGGCGGATGCGCCGGGTGTGGGCGGCGAGGTGGGCGAGGATCACGGCGGGCGAGGAGGAGGCGACGCCGGGCATGGAGTGGTGCTCGGCCACCCAGTGCCGGTGGTAGCCGCGGCGCTCGGCGAGCCTGCTGATCTCCACACTGGTCGCGAGCGCCTGGCTCGCGGTGCGCCCCTCGCCGACCGTGACCAGGTCAAGCACGGACAGCGGTACGGGCGCGGTGCCGCGCGCCTCTCCTCGAATCGCGTCTCGAATCGCGTCGCTCACCGTGGGCGGCCTTCCTGCGTAGGGACGTCGGTCACGGGGGCTAACAGGAGGAGGTCTCCGGTTATTCCGGAAGCCGGGGCAAAAGCCCGTCCGGGAGCCCTTCCGCGGGTCCACCGGGGGTTCCGGAGGTCCCCGCGCGAAAAAGTCTTCACGTCCGGAAGGGCACCGAACGGGCGTGCGGACGCCTGTTCACACGGCCCTGACCTCAGCCTCTCCGGCGGGGCTGTGACTGTGGCATATGCCACCGGGGTGATGCCCAGCACAGGGGGCCTGTGCACCGCATCATTCTCGCCAACAGCCGCCCCGTTGCGGGCGCTTGGCGGCTATCGTGGTACGGAAGCTTGCGGTCACAACCTGGTAGGGGGAAACCGTGGCGCTGAAGCCCGAGCCCACCGCGCCGTTCCACTCGGTGCAATACGCCCTGCGCGTGCTTGAGACGGTCTCACGGCACGGCGGCGGCGTGACGGACGTGCAGATCGCGCGGGAGACCGGCCTGCCCGTCGCCCATCTGTCGTCCCTGCTCCTGATGCTGCGGCGCGAGGGTTATGTGGAGCAGGTCTCCGACGGCGCCTATGTCATCGGCGACTCCCTGGTCCTCCTCGGCTCCGGCGTCACCCGCCGCGAGGCCCTGGAGCGCAAGCTCCAGGAGACCCTGACCGAGCTGCGCGACTCCGTCGGCGCCGCGGTCTACATCAGCCGCTACATCGACGGCGAGGTGAAGATCACCCAGTTCGCCGACGGCCCGCGCACCCCGAAGGTCAACGAGTGGGTGGACTTCCGCTCGGCCGCCCACGCCAGCGCGGTCGGCAAGTGCCTGCTCACCCAGCTCGACCAGAACGGGCGCCGCGACCATCTGAGCCGCCACAAGATCGCCCGGCTGACCTCCCGGACGATCACCAACGAGCGCGTGCTCTTCTCCAAGCTGGACAGCCAGCCGCCGACCGTACCCATGCTCGACCTCCAGGAGTACGCGGTGGGCACGGTCTGCGCGGCGGTGCCGCTCACCGCGGGCGCGACCGTGGGCTGCCTCGCCCTGTCGCTCCCGATCGAGCACGCGCACCGGCTGCGCGCCGCGGCCGACACCCTCAACCGGCGGGCGGCTCCGGTGGTGCTCTCGCTGGCGATCTAGCGGGTGTCGGGAAGGTGGTCCGGGGGTGGTCACGAGCACCCCTCCGGACCAGGTAGTATTTTCTCTGTCAGCAGGCGCCGCTAGCTCAGTTGGTTAGAGCAGCTGACTCTTAATCAGCGGGTCCGGGGTTCGAGTCCCTGGCGGCGCACAGACAGGAAGGCCCCTCGCGAGAGCGAGGGGCCTTCTGCTTTGCCCGTTCTTCTTTGCCCGTTCTTCCGGCGTCACGCCCGGAGATAGGCGAGGACGGCGAGCACCCGGCGGTGGGTGTCCTCGGCCGGCGGCAGGTCCAGCTTGGCGAGGATGTTGCCGATGTGCTTGCCGACGGCGGCCTCCGTGACCACAAGCTGGCGGGCGACCGCCCCGTTGGAGTGCCCCTCGGCGACCAGGGCAAGGACCTCCCGCTCGCGCGGGGTCAGCGCCGCCAGCGGATCGCGGTGCCGGCGCAGCAGCTGCCGTACGACCTCGGGGTCGACGACCGTGCCGCCGGCCGCGACCCGGGCGAGCGCGTCCACGAACTCCTCGACCTGACCGATCCGGTCCTTGAGGAGATAGCCGACGCCGGTCCCGTCGCCGGAGTCGAGGAGGTCGGCGGCGTAGCTGCGCTGCACGTACTGGCTGAGCACGAGCACCGGCAGGCCCGGGCGCTCGGCGCGCAGCGCGACGGCGGCGCGCAGTCCCTCGTCCTGGAATCCGGGCGGCATCCGTACGTCGGTGAGGACGATGTCCGGGGCGTGCGCGGCGACGGCGGTGCGCAGGGCGTCGGCGTCGCCGACGGCGGCGACCACCTCGTGGCCGAAGCGGGCAAGCAGGCCGATCAGTCCCTCGCGGAGAAGGACGCCGTCCTCGGCGAGGACGATCCGGAGGCCGGGTCGGTCGGGGGCAGCGGGCTGCACGGGATCTCCGCTCGGAGGAGGGTCGGCCCGCCGGGCGGGCTGGTGATCGTCAGTGTGCCATCGAGGACGGCGAGCCGGTCGGCGAGTCCGGTGAGTCCGCTGCCCCGGGCGGAGTCGGCGCCGCCGTGCCCGTCGTCCTCGACGGCGACGAGCAGGGTGCCGTCGGCGTACCGGGCGGTGATCCGGGCGCGGGCGGCGCCGCTGTGCCGGTCGACGTTGGCGAGGGCCTCGCGGGCCACGAAGTGGCCGGCGCTCTCGACGGCGGCGGGCAGCCGGGGCAGCTCGGGGTCGAGGCCGGCGGAGTCCACGGGGGTGGCGGTGCGGTCGGCGGCGTCGGCGAGGGCGGCGCCGAGTCCGTAGTCGGCGAGGACCTGGGGGTGGATGCCGTGTATCAGCTCGCGCAGTTCGGTGAGGACCCGGCCGGCCTCGTCGTGGGCCTTGGCGAGCTGGTCGGCGAGCGGGCCGGGCGGGGCGTCGTAACGGGCGAGGCCGAGGGTCATGGTGAGGGCGACGAGCCGCTGCTGGGCGCCGTCGTGGAGGTCGCGTTCGATCCGGCGCCGCTCGGCCTCGAAGGCGGCGGCGAGCCGGGCCCGGGAGGCGGTGACCTCGCCGATCCGCTGCCGCAGTTCGGCCTCGCGCGGGGCGAGCAGGGCGCGGGCGAGGGCGGCGCGGGCGCCGGCGTAACCGGTCAGCGGGTAGAGGAGGAGCGGCAGGAGCAGCAGGCCGAGGAGGGCGGCGGCGCAGGCCTGGGGGTAGGAGGTGACCAGGTAGGCCTTGACCACCTTCGCCTCGTGGCCGTCGGCGGCGAGCTGGAGCGGGGCGCTCATGAGGGCGGCGGGCAGGCCGAGTCCGACGGCGAGGACGGTCAGGTCGAGCGGCCACAGGACGGTGGCGTGGAGCAGGGCGTACGCGAGCTCCCGCCAGGTGGCCTGTTCCCTCGCCCGCAGCCGGAGCCAGGCGCCGAGCCCGGGGGCCTCGGG from Streptomyces fradiae includes:
- a CDS encoding IclR family transcriptional regulator; the protein is MALKPEPTAPFHSVQYALRVLETVSRHGGGVTDVQIARETGLPVAHLSSLLLMLRREGYVEQVSDGAYVIGDSLVLLGSGVTRREALERKLQETLTELRDSVGAAVYISRYIDGEVKITQFADGPRTPKVNEWVDFRSAAHASAVGKCLLTQLDQNGRRDHLSRHKIARLTSRTITNERVLFSKLDSQPPTVPMLDLQEYAVGTVCAAVPLTAGATVGCLALSLPIEHAHRLRAAADTLNRRAAPVVLSLAI
- a CDS encoding response regulator translates to MQPAAPDRPGLRIVLAEDGVLLREGLIGLLARFGHEVVAAVGDADALRTAVAAHAPDIVLTDVRMPPGFQDEGLRAAVALRAERPGLPVLVLSQYVQRSYAADLLDSGDGTGVGYLLKDRIGQVEEFVDALARVAAGGTVVDPEVVRQLLRRHRDPLAALTPREREVLALVAEGHSNGAVARQLVVTEAAVGKHIGNILAKLDLPPAEDTHRRVLAVLAYLRA
- a CDS encoding sensor histidine kinase, which encodes MQSRSPRPRTPRPAARTVWQALARPAGLLRTAWPWRAVAHLAGGVASGAVTLLLLLVLCGFSLLLVGLPLLLLAGVAVGAAERWRLRLVDPDPAPDPHRLPEAPGLGAWLRLRAREQATWRELAYALLHATVLWPLDLTVLAVGLGLPAALMSAPLQLAADGHEAKVVKAYLVTSYPQACAAALLGLLLLPLLLYPLTGYAGARAALARALLAPREAELRQRIGEVTASRARLAAAFEAERRRIERDLHDGAQQRLVALTMTLGLARYDAPPGPLADQLAKAHDEAGRVLTELRELIHGIHPQVLADYGLGAALADAADRTATPVDSAGLDPELPRLPAAVESAGHFVAREALANVDRHSGAARARITARYADGTLLVAVEDDGHGGADSARGSGLTGLADRLAVLDGTLTITSPPGGPTLLRAEIPCSPLPPTDPASGSSSPRTASFSARD